The genomic region AATGATAGTACAAGAGGTTAAAAATAATAGTATAAGTTTTATTGCAAAAAAATATCAAATTAATAAAAAAACTGTTGCTTCATGGTATGAAAATTTTAAGAAAGGAATTTTAAACACCAATAAAGGTCCAAAAGAATCATTTGAAAAAAGAAATTTAAACTATTACAAAGTTAGGTATGAATTAGACTGCACCCAAAAAAGTAAGTAAAGAAAAAAAGTCTTTGCTAAACTTTAAAGGAGGTGCATTTTTATATGGCAAGAAAAGGACAAAAATTTAATAAATATACAGCATATTTTCGAAAAATGATAGTACAAGAGGTTAAAAATAATAGTATAAGTTTTATTGCAAAAAAATATCAAATTAATAAAAAAACTGTTGCTTCATGGTATGAAAATTTTAAGAAAGGAATTTTAAACACCAATAAAGGTTCAAAAGAATCATTTGAAAAAAGAGATTTAAACTATTACAAAGTTAGGTATGAATTACTAAAAAAGCTTCATGACTTTTACAATTAAATAAAAGAAAAATTGTATCTTTTATCAAAGAAAACATTAATAAATATCCACTAAATTTATTACTTGATATAACAGATTTAAAGCGTAGTTATTGAGATAAATATAAAAATTATTCAAGTAATGGTAAGGATAGCGAATCATTAAAAAATATTGTAAAAGTCTATGAAGAAAATTTAAAACAATTTGGTTATCGTCGAATTACCAAATATTTAAAAGAAGATTATGGCATTGTTTATAATGCTAAGAAAGTATTGCGAATTATGAAAGAAAATAATATTCAAGCTGAATATGTAAAGCGTATGCGTAGAAAAATATTAATAAAACAAAATAGAAATAAAAATATAATTAAATATCCTGATTTAGTAAATCGTAATTTTAATGATATTAAAGAAAGATTTTCAATTTTATTTACTGATGTAACTTATTTAATTTGAAATGGTAAAAAACATTATCAATCAACAATACTTGATGGATATACTAAAGAAATTATTGATGTAAAATGATCAAAATTTAATAATAACAAACTTGTAATTGATAATTTAAATGATGCAATTAATAAAATTAAAAAAATAAAAAAAGATTTAAATAAAATAATAATTCATTCAGATCACGGATATCAATATACATCTAAAGATTACAATAGTAAATGTTTAGATAACAAAATTATAATTTCAATGGGTAAAAATTATCATTGTGCAGACAACATTATTATTGAAAGTTTTCATTCATTACTTAAAAAAGGAACAACCCATAATAAAAATTATAAATCTCATAATGAATATATTAATGATGTTAAAAAATGAAATAAATGATATTCAAACCAAAAAGAAAAATATATAATAAATGAAAGTTTGTAAACCTTTTTATTAATACTTACTAAACAGGGTGCAGTCTAAATCTAAAAAAGCTTCATGACTTTTACAATTAAATAAAAGAAAAATTGTATCTTTTATCAAAGAAAACATTAA from Spiroplasma endosymbiont of Polydrusus cervinus harbors:
- a CDS encoding transposase family protein; this encodes MARKGQKFNKYTAYFRKMIVQEVKNNSISFIAKKYQINKKTVASWYENFKKGILNTNKGPKESFEKRNLNYYKVRYELDCTQKSK
- a CDS encoding transposase family protein, translating into MARKGQKFNKYTAYFRKMIVQEVKNNSISFIAKKYQINKKTVASWYENFKKGILNTNKGSKESFEKRDLNYYKVRYELLKKLHDFYN
- a CDS encoding DDE-type integrase/transposase/recombinase, giving the protein MKENNIQAEYVKRMRRKILIKQNRNKNIIKYPDLVNRNFNDIKERFSILFTDVTYLIWNGKKHYQSTILDGYTKEIIDVKWSKFNNNKLVIDNLNDAINKIKKIKKDLNKIIIHSDHGYQYTSKDYNSKCLDNKIIISMGKNYHCADNIIIESFHSLLKKGTTHNKNYKSHNEYINDVKKWNKWYSNQKEKYIINESL